The proteins below come from a single Zonotrichia leucophrys gambelii isolate GWCS_2022_RI chromosome 3, RI_Zleu_2.0, whole genome shotgun sequence genomic window:
- the MEA1 gene encoding male-enhanced antigen 1 produces MATRDGTGGACRRHRPPRPGPLRDYNTQSAPRRPRRFRAAAAAPPRRRARCMAVVRSMGPERVCPREPGPPEGPDGAAGWSGDEEEEEEEEEEGGGYLYQPLSQEPEQGLGDAGPGLQERLQMLRLHLPDPPVDSEEENEEEAAGGAAAQSSHSSIPMDAEHVELVKRTMASVKLPTLGIPAWANQISEEQWKDVVQRTLQARQSLGGPRPQWN; encoded by the exons ATGGCGACGCGCGACGGCACCGGCGGCGCGTGCCGGCGGCACCGCCCACCGCGCCCGGGGCCGCTTCGGGACTACAACACCCAGAGTGCcccgcggcggccgcggcggttccgggcggcggcggcggcacctCCTCGGCGCCGCGCCCGGTGTATGGCGGTGGTGCGGAGCATGGGCCCCGAGCGCGTCTGTCCCCGGGAGCCCGGGCCGCCGGAGGGCCCTGACGGCGCGGCCGGGTGGAGCGgcgatgaggaggaggaggaggaggaagaggaggagggcgGCGGGTACTTGTATCAGCCGCTGAGCCAGGAACCGGAGCAGGGCCTCGGCGACGCGGGCCCCGGCCTGCAGGAGCGGCTGCAG ATGCTGAGGCTGCACCTGCCCGACCCGCCGGTGGACAGCGAGGAAGAGAATGAGGAGGAGGCAGCGGGAGGCGCCGCggctcagagcagccacagctccatccccatgGATGCAG agcatGTGGAGCTGGTGAAGAGAACGATGGCCAGCGTGAAgctgcccaccctgggcatccccgCCTGGGCCAACCAGATCTCGGAGGAGCAGTGGAAGGACGTGGTGCAGCGCACGCTGCAGGCCCGGCAGAGCCTCGGCGGCCCCCGGCCTCAGTGGAACTGA